A genomic window from Macaca mulatta isolate MMU2019108-1 chromosome 19, T2T-MMU8v2.0, whole genome shotgun sequence includes:
- the ADAMTS10 gene encoding A disintegrin and metalloproteinase with thrombospondin motifs 10 precursor (The RefSeq protein has 1 substitution compared to this genomic sequence), with the protein MAPACQILRWALALGLGLMFEVTHAFRSQDEFLSSLESYEIAFPTRVDHNGALLAFSPPPPRRQRRGTGATAESRLFYKVASPSTHFLLNLTRSSRLLAGHVSVEYWTREGLAWQRAARPHCLYAGHLQGQASSSHVAISTCGGLHGLIVADEEEYLIEPLHGGPKGSRGPEESGPHVVYKRSSLRHPHLDTACGVRDEKPWKGRPWWLRTLKPPPARPLGNETERGQPGLKRSVSRERYVETLVVADKMMVAYHGRRDVEQYVLAIMNIVAKLFQDSSLGSTVNILVTRLILLTEDQPTLEITHHAGKSLDSFCKWQKSIVNHSGHGNAIPENGVANHDTAVLITRYDICIYKNKPCGTLGLAPVGGMCERERSCSVNEDIGLATAFTIAHEIGHTFGMNHDGVGNSCGARGQDPAKLMAAHITMKTNPFVWSSCSRDYITSFLDSGLGLCLNNRPPRQDFVYPTVAPGQAYDADEQCRFQHGVKSRQCKYGEVCSELWCLSKSNRCITNSIPAAEGTLCQTHTIDKGWCYKRVCVPFGSRPEGVDGAWGPWTPWGDCSRTCGGGVSSSSRHCDSPRPTIGGKYCLGERRRHRSCNTDDCPPGSQDFREMQCSEFDSIPFRGKFYTWKTYRGGGVKACSLTCLAEGFNFYTERAAAVVDGTPCRPDTVDICVSGECKHVGCDRVLGSDVREDKCRVCGGDGSACETIEGVFSPASPGAGYEDVVWIPKGSVHIFIQDLNLSLSHLALKGDQESLLLEGLPGTPQPHRLPLAGTTFQLRQGPDQFQSLEALGPINASLIVMVLARTELPALRYRFNAPITRDSLPPYSWHYAPWTKCSAQCAGGSQVQAVECRNQLDSSAVAPHYCSAHSKLPKRQRACNTEPCPPDWVVGNWSRCSRSCDAGVRSRSVVCQRRVSAAEEKALDDSACPQPRPPVLEACHGPTCPPEWAALDWSECTPSCGPGLRHRVVLCKSADHRATLPPAHCSPAAKPPATMRCNLRRCPPARWVAGEWGECSAQCGLGQQQRSVRCTSHTGQASHECTEALRPPTTQQCEAKCDSPTPGDSPEECKDVNKVAYCPLVLKFQFCSRAYFRQMCCKTCQGH; encoded by the exons AG ATGAGTTCCTGTCCAGTCTGGAGAGCTATGAGATCGCCTTCCCCACCCGCGTGGACCACAACGGGGCACTGCTGGCCTTCTCGCCACCTCCTCCCCGGAGGCAGCGCCGGGGCACCGGGGCCACAGCCGAGTCCCGCCTCTTCTACAAGGTGGCCTCACCCAGCACCCACTTCCTGCTGAACCTGACCCGCAGCTCCCGTCTACTGGCAGGGCACGTCTCTGTGGAGTACTGGACACGGGAGGGCCTGGCCTGGCAGAGGGCCGCCCGGCCCCACTGCCTCTATGCTGGTCACCTGCAGGGCCAGGCCAGCAGCTCCCATGTGGCCATCAGCACCTGTGGAGGCCTG CACGGCCTGATTGTGGCAGACGAGGAAGAGTACCTGATTGAGCCCCTACACGGTGGGCCCAAGGGTTCTCGGGGCCCAGAGGAAAGTGGACCACATGTGGTGTACAAGCGTTCCTCTCTGCGTCACCCCCACCTGGACACGGCCTGTGGAGTGAGAG ATGAGAAACCGTGGAAAGGGCGGCCATGGTGGCTGCGGACCTTGAAGCCGCCACCTGCCAGGCCCCTGGGGAATGAAACAGAGCGTGGCCAGCCAGGCTTGAAGCGATCCGTCAGCCGAGAGCGCTACGTGGAGACCCTGGTGGTGGCTGACAAGATGATGGTGGCCTATCACGGGCGCCGGGATGTGGAGCAGTACGTGCTGGCCATCATGAACATT GTTGCCAAACTTTTCCAGGACTCGAGTCTGGGAAGCACCGTTAACATCCTCGTAACTCGCCTCATCCTGCTCACGGAGGACCAG CCCACTCTGGAGATCACCCACCATGCCGGGAAGTCCCTGGACAGCTTTTGTAAGTGGCAGAAATCCATCGTGAACCACAGCGGCCATGGTAATGCCATTCCAGAGAACGGTGTGGCTAACCATGACACAGCAGTGCTCATCACACG CTATGACATCTGCATCTACAAGAACAAACCCTGCGGCACACTAG GCCTGGCCCCAGTGGGTGGAATGTGTGAGCGCGAGAGAAGTTGCAGCGTCAATGAGGACATTGGCCTGGCCACGGCGTTCACCATTGCCCACGAGATCGGGCACAC ATTCGGCATGAACCATGACGGCGTGGGAAACAGCTGTGGGGCCCGTGGTCAGGACCCAGCCAAGCTCATGGCTGCCCACATTACCATGAAGACCAACCCATTCGTGTGGTCATCCTGCAGCCGTGACTACATCACCAGCTTTCTAGA CTCGGGCCTGGGGCTCTGCCTGAACAACCGGCCCCCGAGACAGGACTTTGTGTACCCGACAGTGGCACCGGGCCAAGCCTACGATGCAGATGAGCAATGCCGCTTCCAGCATGGAGTCAAATCGCGTCAGTGTAAATACGGG GAGGTCTGCAGCGAGCTGTGGTGTCTGAGCAAGAGCAACCGGTGCATCACCAACAGCATCCCGGCCGCCGAGGGCACGCTGTGCCAGACGCACACCATCGACAAGGGG TGGTGCTACAAACGGGTCTGTGTCCCCTTCGGGTCGCGCCCGGAAGGCGTGGACGGAGCCTGGGGGCCGTGGACTCCTTGGGGCGACTGCAGCCGGACGTGTGGCGGCGGCGTGTCCTCTTCCAGCCGTCACTGCGACAGCCCCAG GCCAACCGTCGGGGGCAAGTACTGTCTGGGTGAGAGAAGGCGGCACCGCTCCTGCAACACGGAT GACTGCCCGCCTGGCTCCCAGGACTTCAGAGAAATGCAGTGTTCTGAATTCGACAGCATCCCCTTCCGTGGGAAATTCTACACGTGGAAAACGTACCGGGGAG GGGGCGTGAAGGCCTGCTCGCTTACGTGCCTAGCGGAAGGCTTCAACTTCTACACGGAGAGGGCAGCAGCCGTGGTGGACGGGACACCCTGCCGTCCAGACACGGTGGACATTTGCGTCAGCGGCGAATGCAAG CACGTGGGCTGCGACCGAGTCCTGGGCTCCGACGTGCGGGAGGACAAGTGCCGAGTGTGTGGCGGTGACGGCAGTGCCTGCGAGACCATTGAGGGCGTCTTCAGCCCAGCCTCACCTGGGGCCG GGTACGAGGATGTCGTCTGGATTCCCAAAGGCTCCGTCCACATCTTCATCCAGGATCTGAACCTCTCTCTCAGTCACTTGG CCCTGAAAGGAGACCAGGAGTCCCTGCTGCTGGAGGGGCTGCCCGGGACCCCCCAGCCCCACCGCCTGCCCCTGGCTGGGACCACCTTTCAGCTGCGACAGGGGCCAGACCAGTTCCAGAGTCTGGAAGCCCTGGGACCGATTAATGCCTCTCTCATCGTCATG GTGCTGGCCCGGACCGAGCTGCCTGCCCTCCGCTACCGCTTCAATGCCCCCATCACCCGTGACTCCCTGCCCCCGTACTCCTGGCACTATGCGCCCTGGACCAAGTGCTCGGCCCAGTGTGCAGGCG GTAGCCAGGTGCAGGCGGTTGAGTGCCGCAACCAGTTGGACAGCTCCGCGGTCGCCCCCCACTACTGCAGTGCCCACAGCAAGCTGCCCAAGAGGCAGCGCGCCTGCAACACGGAGCCTTGCCCGCCAGA CTGGGTTGTAGGGAACTGGTCGCGCTGCAGCCGCAGCTGCGATGCGGGCGTGCGCAGCCGCTCGGTCGTGTGCCAGCGCCGCGTCTCGGCCGCGGAGGAGAAGGCGCTGGACGACAGCGCATGCCCGCAGCCGCGCCCACCTGTGCTGGAGGCCTGCCACGGCCCCACTTGCCCTCCGGAGTGGGCGGCCCTCGACTGGTCTGAG TGCACCCCCAGCTGCGGGCCGGGCCTCCGCCACCGCGTGGTCCTTTGCAAGAGCGCAGACCACCGTGCCACGCTGCCCCCGGCACACTGCTCACCCGCCGCCAAGCCGCCGGCCACCATGCGCTGCAACTTGCGCCGCTGTCCCCCGGCCCGCTGGGTGGCTGGCGAGTGGGGTGAG TGCTCTGCACAGTGCGGCTTAGGGCAGCAGCAGCGCTCCGTGCGCTGCACCAGCCACACGGGCCAGGCGTCACACGAGTGCACGGAAGCCCTGCGGCCGCCCACCACGCAGCAGTGTGAAGCCAAGTGCGACAGCCCGACCCCCGGGGACAGCCCTGAAG AGTGCAAGGATGTGAACAAGGTCGCCTACTGCCCCCTGGTGCTCAAATTTCAGTTCTGCAGCCGAGCCTACTTCCGCCAGATGTGCTGCAAAACCTGCCAGGGCCACTAA
- the ADAMTS10 gene encoding A disintegrin and metalloproteinase with thrombospondin motifs 10 isoform X4 has protein sequence MAPACQILRWALALGLGLMFEVTHAFRSQDEFLSSLESYEIAFPTRVDHNGALLAFSPPPPRRQRRGTGATAESRLFYKVASPSTHFLLNLTRSSRLLAGHVSVEYWTREGLAWQRAARPHCLYAGHLQGQASSSHVAISTCGGLHGLIVADEEEYLIEPLHGGPKGSRGPEESGPHVVYKRSSLRHPHLDTACGVRDEKPWKGRPWWLRTLKPPPARPLGNETERGQPGLKRSVSRERYVETLVVADKMMVAYHGRRDVEQYVLAIMNIVAKLFQDSSLGSTVNILVTRLILLTEDQPTLEITHHAGKSLDSFCKWQKSIVNHSGHGNAIPENGVANHDTAVLITRYDICIYKNKPCGTLGLAPVGGMCERERSCSVNEDIGLATAFTIAHEIGHTFGMNHDGVGNSCGARGQDPAKLMAAHITMKTNPFVWSSCSRDYITSFLDSGLGLCLNNRPPRQDFVYPTVAPGQAYDADEQCRFQHGVKSRQCKYGEVCSELWCLSKSNRCITNSIPAAEGTLCQTHTIDKGWCYKRVCVPFGSRPEGVDGAWGPWTPWGDCSRTCGGGVSSSSRHCDSPRPTVGGKYCLGERRRHRSCNTDDCPPGSQDFREMQCSEFDSIPFRGKFYTWKTYRGGGVKACSLTCLAEGFNFYTERAAAVVDGTPCRPDTVDICVSGECKHVGCDRVLGSDVREDKCRVCGGDGSACETIEGVFSPASPGAGYEDVVWIPKGSVHIFIQDLNLSLSHLALKGDQESLLLEGLPGTPQPHRLPLAGTTFQLRQGPDQFQSLEALGPINASLIVMVLARTELPALRYRFNAPITRDSLPPYSWHYAPWTKCSAQCAGGSQVQAVECRNQLDSSAVAPHYCSAHSKLPKRQRACNTEPCPPDWVVGNWSRCSRSCDAGVRSRSVVCQRRVSAAEEKALDDSACPQPRPPVLEACHGPTCPPEWAALDWSEVSRPLPSRPLPMQRGTGTGMPRWGVHGEASARSPVLCTVRLRAAAALRALHQPHGPGVTRVHGSPAAAHHAAV, from the exons AG ATGAGTTCCTGTCCAGTCTGGAGAGCTATGAGATCGCCTTCCCCACCCGCGTGGACCACAACGGGGCACTGCTGGCCTTCTCGCCACCTCCTCCCCGGAGGCAGCGCCGGGGCACCGGGGCCACAGCCGAGTCCCGCCTCTTCTACAAGGTGGCCTCACCCAGCACCCACTTCCTGCTGAACCTGACCCGCAGCTCCCGTCTACTGGCAGGGCACGTCTCTGTGGAGTACTGGACACGGGAGGGCCTGGCCTGGCAGAGGGCCGCCCGGCCCCACTGCCTCTATGCTGGTCACCTGCAGGGCCAGGCCAGCAGCTCCCATGTGGCCATCAGCACCTGTGGAGGCCTG CACGGCCTGATTGTGGCAGACGAGGAAGAGTACCTGATTGAGCCCCTACACGGTGGGCCCAAGGGTTCTCGGGGCCCAGAGGAAAGTGGACCACATGTGGTGTACAAGCGTTCCTCTCTGCGTCACCCCCACCTGGACACGGCCTGTGGAGTGAGAG ATGAGAAACCGTGGAAAGGGCGGCCATGGTGGCTGCGGACCTTGAAGCCGCCACCTGCCAGGCCCCTGGGGAATGAAACAGAGCGTGGCCAGCCAGGCTTGAAGCGATCCGTCAGCCGAGAGCGCTACGTGGAGACCCTGGTGGTGGCTGACAAGATGATGGTGGCCTATCACGGGCGCCGGGATGTGGAGCAGTACGTGCTGGCCATCATGAACATT GTTGCCAAACTTTTCCAGGACTCGAGTCTGGGAAGCACCGTTAACATCCTCGTAACTCGCCTCATCCTGCTCACGGAGGACCAG CCCACTCTGGAGATCACCCACCATGCCGGGAAGTCCCTGGACAGCTTTTGTAAGTGGCAGAAATCCATCGTGAACCACAGCGGCCATGGTAATGCCATTCCAGAGAACGGTGTGGCTAACCATGACACAGCAGTGCTCATCACACG CTATGACATCTGCATCTACAAGAACAAACCCTGCGGCACACTAG GCCTGGCCCCAGTGGGTGGAATGTGTGAGCGCGAGAGAAGTTGCAGCGTCAATGAGGACATTGGCCTGGCCACGGCGTTCACCATTGCCCACGAGATCGGGCACAC ATTCGGCATGAACCATGACGGCGTGGGAAACAGCTGTGGGGCCCGTGGTCAGGACCCAGCCAAGCTCATGGCTGCCCACATTACCATGAAGACCAACCCATTCGTGTGGTCATCCTGCAGCCGTGACTACATCACCAGCTTTCTAGA CTCGGGCCTGGGGCTCTGCCTGAACAACCGGCCCCCGAGACAGGACTTTGTGTACCCGACAGTGGCACCGGGCCAAGCCTACGATGCAGATGAGCAATGCCGCTTCCAGCATGGAGTCAAATCGCGTCAGTGTAAATACGGG GAGGTCTGCAGCGAGCTGTGGTGTCTGAGCAAGAGCAACCGGTGCATCACCAACAGCATCCCGGCCGCCGAGGGCACGCTGTGCCAGACGCACACCATCGACAAGGGG TGGTGCTACAAACGGGTCTGTGTCCCCTTCGGGTCGCGCCCGGAAGGCGTGGACGGAGCCTGGGGGCCGTGGACTCCTTGGGGCGACTGCAGCCGGACGTGTGGCGGCGGCGTGTCCTCTTCCAGCCGTCACTGCGACAGCCCCAG GCCAACCGTCGGGGGCAAGTACTGTCTGGGTGAGAGAAGGCGGCACCGCTCCTGCAACACGGAT GACTGCCCGCCTGGCTCCCAGGACTTCAGAGAAATGCAGTGTTCTGAATTCGACAGCATCCCCTTCCGTGGGAAATTCTACACGTGGAAAACGTACCGGGGAG GGGGCGTGAAGGCCTGCTCGCTTACGTGCCTAGCGGAAGGCTTCAACTTCTACACGGAGAGGGCAGCAGCCGTGGTGGACGGGACACCCTGCCGTCCAGACACGGTGGACATTTGCGTCAGCGGCGAATGCAAG CACGTGGGCTGCGACCGAGTCCTGGGCTCCGACGTGCGGGAGGACAAGTGCCGAGTGTGTGGCGGTGACGGCAGTGCCTGCGAGACCATTGAGGGCGTCTTCAGCCCAGCCTCACCTGGGGCCG GGTACGAGGATGTCGTCTGGATTCCCAAAGGCTCCGTCCACATCTTCATCCAGGATCTGAACCTCTCTCTCAGTCACTTGG CCCTGAAAGGAGACCAGGAGTCCCTGCTGCTGGAGGGGCTGCCCGGGACCCCCCAGCCCCACCGCCTGCCCCTGGCTGGGACCACCTTTCAGCTGCGACAGGGGCCAGACCAGTTCCAGAGTCTGGAAGCCCTGGGACCGATTAATGCCTCTCTCATCGTCATG GTGCTGGCCCGGACCGAGCTGCCTGCCCTCCGCTACCGCTTCAATGCCCCCATCACCCGTGACTCCCTGCCCCCGTACTCCTGGCACTATGCGCCCTGGACCAAGTGCTCGGCCCAGTGTGCAGGCG GTAGCCAGGTGCAGGCGGTTGAGTGCCGCAACCAGTTGGACAGCTCCGCGGTCGCCCCCCACTACTGCAGTGCCCACAGCAAGCTGCCCAAGAGGCAGCGCGCCTGCAACACGGAGCCTTGCCCGCCAGA CTGGGTTGTAGGGAACTGGTCGCGCTGCAGCCGCAGCTGCGATGCGGGCGTGCGCAGCCGCTCGGTCGTGTGCCAGCGCCGCGTCTCGGCCGCGGAGGAGAAGGCGCTGGACGACAGCGCATGCCCGCAGCCGCGCCCACCTGTGCTGGAGGCCTGCCACGGCCCCACTTGCCCTCCGGAGTGGGCGGCCCTCGACTGGTCTGAGGTCAGCCGCCCCCTTCCTTCGCGCCCACTCCCTATGCAGAGAGGGACAGGGACTGGGATGCCCAGGTGGGGTGTCCACGGAGAAGCCTCTGCGCGGTCTCCAG TGCTCTGCACAGTGCGGCTTAGGGCAGCAGCAGCGCTCCGTGCGCTGCACCAGCCACACGGGCCAGGCGTCACACGAGTGCACGGAAGCCCTGCGGCCGCCCACCACGCAGCAGTGTGA
- the ADAMTS10 gene encoding A disintegrin and metalloproteinase with thrombospondin motifs 10 isoform X3, which translates to MAPACQILRWALALGLGLMFEVTHAFRSQDEFLSSLESYEIAFPTRVDHNGALLAFSPPPPRRQRRGTGATAESRLFYKVASPSTHFLLNLTRSSRLLAGHVSVEYWTREGLAWQRAARPHCLYAGHLQGQASSSHVAISTCGGLHGLIVADEEEYLIEPLHGGPKGSRGPEESGPHVVYKRSSLRHPHLDTACGVRDEKPWKGRPWWLRTLKPPPARPLGNETERGQPGLKRSVSRERYVETLVVADKMMVAYHGRRDVEQYVLAIMNIVAKLFQDSSLGSTVNILVTRLILLTEDQPTLEITHHAGKSLDSFCKWQKSIVNHSGHGNAIPENGVANHDTAVLITRYDICIYKNKPCGTLGLAPVGGMCERERSCSVNEDIGLATAFTIAHEIGHTFGMNHDGVGNSCGARGQDPAKLMAAHITMKTNPFVWSSCSRDYITSFLDSGLGLCLNNRPPRQDFVYPTVAPGQAYDADEQCRFQHGVKSRQCKYGEVCSELWCLSKSNRCITNSIPAAEGTLCQTHTIDKGWCYKRVCVPFGSRPEGVDGAWGPWTPWGDCSRTCGGGVSSSSRHCDSPRPTVGGKYCLGERRRHRSCNTDDCPPGSQDFREMQCSEFDSIPFRGKFYTWKTYRGGGVKACSLTCLAEGFNFYTERAAAVVDGTPCRPDTVDICVSGECKHVGCDRVLGSDVREDKCRVCGGDGSACETIEGVFSPASPGAGYEDVVWIPKGSVHIFIQDLNLSLSHLALKGDQESLLLEGLPGTPQPHRLPLAGTTFQLRQGPDQFQSLEALGPINASLIVMVLARTELPALRYRFNAPITRDSLPPYSWHYAPWTKCSAQCAGGSQVQAVECRNQLDSSAVAPHYCSAHSKLPKRQRACNTEPCPPDWVVGNWSRCSRSCDAGVRSRSVVCQRRVSAAEEKALDDSACPQPRPPVLEACHGPTCPPEWAALDWSECTPSCGPGLRHRVVLCKSADHRATLPPAHCSPAAKPPATMRCNLRRCPPARWVAGEWVLCTVRLRAAAALRALHQPHGPGVTRVHGSPAAAHHAAV; encoded by the exons AG ATGAGTTCCTGTCCAGTCTGGAGAGCTATGAGATCGCCTTCCCCACCCGCGTGGACCACAACGGGGCACTGCTGGCCTTCTCGCCACCTCCTCCCCGGAGGCAGCGCCGGGGCACCGGGGCCACAGCCGAGTCCCGCCTCTTCTACAAGGTGGCCTCACCCAGCACCCACTTCCTGCTGAACCTGACCCGCAGCTCCCGTCTACTGGCAGGGCACGTCTCTGTGGAGTACTGGACACGGGAGGGCCTGGCCTGGCAGAGGGCCGCCCGGCCCCACTGCCTCTATGCTGGTCACCTGCAGGGCCAGGCCAGCAGCTCCCATGTGGCCATCAGCACCTGTGGAGGCCTG CACGGCCTGATTGTGGCAGACGAGGAAGAGTACCTGATTGAGCCCCTACACGGTGGGCCCAAGGGTTCTCGGGGCCCAGAGGAAAGTGGACCACATGTGGTGTACAAGCGTTCCTCTCTGCGTCACCCCCACCTGGACACGGCCTGTGGAGTGAGAG ATGAGAAACCGTGGAAAGGGCGGCCATGGTGGCTGCGGACCTTGAAGCCGCCACCTGCCAGGCCCCTGGGGAATGAAACAGAGCGTGGCCAGCCAGGCTTGAAGCGATCCGTCAGCCGAGAGCGCTACGTGGAGACCCTGGTGGTGGCTGACAAGATGATGGTGGCCTATCACGGGCGCCGGGATGTGGAGCAGTACGTGCTGGCCATCATGAACATT GTTGCCAAACTTTTCCAGGACTCGAGTCTGGGAAGCACCGTTAACATCCTCGTAACTCGCCTCATCCTGCTCACGGAGGACCAG CCCACTCTGGAGATCACCCACCATGCCGGGAAGTCCCTGGACAGCTTTTGTAAGTGGCAGAAATCCATCGTGAACCACAGCGGCCATGGTAATGCCATTCCAGAGAACGGTGTGGCTAACCATGACACAGCAGTGCTCATCACACG CTATGACATCTGCATCTACAAGAACAAACCCTGCGGCACACTAG GCCTGGCCCCAGTGGGTGGAATGTGTGAGCGCGAGAGAAGTTGCAGCGTCAATGAGGACATTGGCCTGGCCACGGCGTTCACCATTGCCCACGAGATCGGGCACAC ATTCGGCATGAACCATGACGGCGTGGGAAACAGCTGTGGGGCCCGTGGTCAGGACCCAGCCAAGCTCATGGCTGCCCACATTACCATGAAGACCAACCCATTCGTGTGGTCATCCTGCAGCCGTGACTACATCACCAGCTTTCTAGA CTCGGGCCTGGGGCTCTGCCTGAACAACCGGCCCCCGAGACAGGACTTTGTGTACCCGACAGTGGCACCGGGCCAAGCCTACGATGCAGATGAGCAATGCCGCTTCCAGCATGGAGTCAAATCGCGTCAGTGTAAATACGGG GAGGTCTGCAGCGAGCTGTGGTGTCTGAGCAAGAGCAACCGGTGCATCACCAACAGCATCCCGGCCGCCGAGGGCACGCTGTGCCAGACGCACACCATCGACAAGGGG TGGTGCTACAAACGGGTCTGTGTCCCCTTCGGGTCGCGCCCGGAAGGCGTGGACGGAGCCTGGGGGCCGTGGACTCCTTGGGGCGACTGCAGCCGGACGTGTGGCGGCGGCGTGTCCTCTTCCAGCCGTCACTGCGACAGCCCCAG GCCAACCGTCGGGGGCAAGTACTGTCTGGGTGAGAGAAGGCGGCACCGCTCCTGCAACACGGAT GACTGCCCGCCTGGCTCCCAGGACTTCAGAGAAATGCAGTGTTCTGAATTCGACAGCATCCCCTTCCGTGGGAAATTCTACACGTGGAAAACGTACCGGGGAG GGGGCGTGAAGGCCTGCTCGCTTACGTGCCTAGCGGAAGGCTTCAACTTCTACACGGAGAGGGCAGCAGCCGTGGTGGACGGGACACCCTGCCGTCCAGACACGGTGGACATTTGCGTCAGCGGCGAATGCAAG CACGTGGGCTGCGACCGAGTCCTGGGCTCCGACGTGCGGGAGGACAAGTGCCGAGTGTGTGGCGGTGACGGCAGTGCCTGCGAGACCATTGAGGGCGTCTTCAGCCCAGCCTCACCTGGGGCCG GGTACGAGGATGTCGTCTGGATTCCCAAAGGCTCCGTCCACATCTTCATCCAGGATCTGAACCTCTCTCTCAGTCACTTGG CCCTGAAAGGAGACCAGGAGTCCCTGCTGCTGGAGGGGCTGCCCGGGACCCCCCAGCCCCACCGCCTGCCCCTGGCTGGGACCACCTTTCAGCTGCGACAGGGGCCAGACCAGTTCCAGAGTCTGGAAGCCCTGGGACCGATTAATGCCTCTCTCATCGTCATG GTGCTGGCCCGGACCGAGCTGCCTGCCCTCCGCTACCGCTTCAATGCCCCCATCACCCGTGACTCCCTGCCCCCGTACTCCTGGCACTATGCGCCCTGGACCAAGTGCTCGGCCCAGTGTGCAGGCG GTAGCCAGGTGCAGGCGGTTGAGTGCCGCAACCAGTTGGACAGCTCCGCGGTCGCCCCCCACTACTGCAGTGCCCACAGCAAGCTGCCCAAGAGGCAGCGCGCCTGCAACACGGAGCCTTGCCCGCCAGA CTGGGTTGTAGGGAACTGGTCGCGCTGCAGCCGCAGCTGCGATGCGGGCGTGCGCAGCCGCTCGGTCGTGTGCCAGCGCCGCGTCTCGGCCGCGGAGGAGAAGGCGCTGGACGACAGCGCATGCCCGCAGCCGCGCCCACCTGTGCTGGAGGCCTGCCACGGCCCCACTTGCCCTCCGGAGTGGGCGGCCCTCGACTGGTCTGAG TGCACCCCCAGCTGCGGGCCGGGCCTCCGCCACCGCGTGGTCCTTTGCAAGAGCGCAGACCACCGTGCCACGCTGCCCCCGGCACACTGCTCACCCGCCGCCAAGCCGCCGGCCACCATGCGCTGCAACTTGCGCCGCTGTCCCCCGGCCCGCTGGGTGGCTGGCGAGTGGG TGCTCTGCACAGTGCGGCTTAGGGCAGCAGCAGCGCTCCGTGCGCTGCACCAGCCACACGGGCCAGGCGTCACACGAGTGCACGGAAGCCCTGCGGCCGCCCACCACGCAGCAGTGTGA